DNA from Vicinamibacteria bacterium:
CATGCTGCGTTCTCAGAATCTCTGTCTCCCGTCCGTCGACCTGCGCGATCCAGCCGGGGCGGAGCGTGTCCACGAGCACCGCATAGCCAGCCCGCGGAGACCGCGTTTCGATCTCGACGAGCTCGGGTGCATAGGTAGCGATCCGCGCGGCCTCCTTGCGGAAAAACCCCGATGCACCTCGGCCGGTTTCATCGCTCGTCACTTGAACGCCATCGTGAACGCTCCAGCAACCGAGGCCTTCGAGCGTCCGAGCCTCGCTTGGCACCGTCGAGGCCACGACGAAGTAAGCACGCGGGAGCGCATGGAGGTTGATGCGAATGCCGTCGAGCTCGAGGAAGTCGACTTTGAGCCCGATCGGGTTGAGGTCGAGCTCGATGTCCTCGAGGCGAACTCCCGGGTTATTGGGCTCCACCAGGACGTCGAAGCGGGACAAGGCGCGTGGCTCGCCGAAGTCGACCTCGAGGGGGCGATCCTCGGGGAGAGAATGGGTTTGCCCTTCCACCTCGATGACGGCCGTTCCCGAGGGGCCGAGTGGAGACCAATCGAAGAGGATCCGCTGGACCTGGACCGGCTCGTCGAGCTCCAATCGCGCGGGCGCCATGTCGCCGGTGACGTCGAGCAGCGGAAGCGGAGAGGCGAAGCGGGCGCCACACCAGGGATATCGTGACGCGGGTCTCCGGCCGACGAGGAATTTGACGTTCATGAGCGATAGAACGTTGGCGCTGTGGTCTGCGACCTCGCGAAGCTCGGCATAGCGAGCGTCCACGAGCGACTCGTGCCCCCCGGCGAAATCCGTTCCGTGGAGCATATCGTAGCTCTCGAGATTCGAGTCGGTGACATATCGGACACGCTCTCCCTGCTCGCGGAGATAGCGATGGATGGGCCTTTCCTCGGCGCGCACGAGCGTCCGATAGGGGTGTTGGGATCGGTCCTTCACGAAGGCGCCCATATCGACGGCCGTCAAGACGAGAATCGCCCCGAGCGCCCACCGTTCCCGAGGCCGCCAGAGCACTAGCAGAAGAAGGAGGAAGTTGAGAGCGAAGAGGAGCACCGCCCAATGCGCGGCTCCGATCACGCGCTCGACGTCGGCTGGCTCCAGTGAGCCCGCATCGGAGAGAAGGCGGACCTGGAGCGTTCCCGCCCAAACGCCGAGCACGACGAGAACGGCGAATGCTGACTTCGCCACCGATCGAAGTCGAAGCTTCTCCTTTCTTCCGGCATTCACGAGCGTATCCATACCGAGACCAGCGAGAACCGATACCGAGAACACATAGACGCCGAGCAAGCGATAGGGCACGCGAAAGAGACTGAACCCTGGCAGACCCAGGTAGAAGAGATCGAAGACCGGGGAGTCCTTTCCGAACGCCGAGACAAGCGCCACCGCGGCGCTCGCGGCGAAGAAGAGGCGAACCTTCTCACGAGACAGCAGAAACGCGATCGTTGCGAGGAGCAAGGAGCCGACCCCGGCGTAGATGTGAAGCGGTGCCGAGCCATCCTGATTCGGGAGCCGAATTTGTCCGCGAGGGGCCACCGTCGCCGCGAGGAAATAGGGTGAGAACCCGAACGAAGTCGAGTAATCGTAACCGAGCTCGGCGCGAACCGACTCCCGGGCCAGGTCGTGAGTCGGCAGGAGCTGCACCGCGGCGATGCCGATGCCCAGGGCTGCGGCGGGAAGGAAACGCACCAGCGTGCTTCGGACACCCGCGCGCGCGATGGAGAACGCCGCCGAGAAGAGGAGCGCATAGTAGGCGATCTGCGGATGGCCAGCGAGAATCGTCAGCGCGAGCACCCCGGCAAGAAGCGGTGGGGACGCTTTCGCGGTGGCCAGCAGCAGCCAGGGAACGTAGCTCGCGGTCGCGACGATCGCGTGATGGCCGGGCGTGGTGAAAAAGCCGGTAAACATGAAGACGAAGGCGCCGAGAAGAGAGCCCATCGTGCCGACGCCGAGGCAGCGCAGAAAGAGCAGCATCCCGATGCCGCCCGAGATTTGATGAAGGAGCTGATAAGCTTCCAGCGCCAGGTAGCTCAATTCTCCATCACGGTGGAAGGGAAGCAGCAGGTAGGTCGGCGGATAGAAGATGCCCACCTGGGGGTTGGCGTGAAACGGGATCCCGCCGAGCACATGAGGATTCCAGAGGGGGAGCTCTCCCCCCTTGATTCGTTCGAGCCCGTAGCTCTTCCATACGTAGTGCTGGTTGAGGAAGTCACCGCGGAAAACGAGGCGCCGATCGGGATCCGGATGGAAGAGCTTCCAGTAGAAGGTCAGGGGTAGAACCGCGATGACGGCAAAAGGCAGAACGCGCTTCAAGGCGTTTCCGCGGCGCGGCGCGCGATGGGTGACCTCCGGGCTTCCCGCATCAGCTTTTGCCCCGGGACGCCGCCCTCGTAAGCACTCGCGAAACCTCGTCGGTCGTGAAGCGCGGAAGCTCGATCTTGTTCTCGCCCCGCATCTGGCAGACGCCCTGGTTGCTTTCCACCACCCGACCGATGACGTAGCCCGCGTTTCCCGAGGCCTCGAGCTTCTGAAGCAAGCGCTCGGTCTCTGGCTCGCGGACGGTCAGAACGAGAGCGCCCGAGCCAATCGCCCCGAGCAGATCCATCCCGAAATACTCGGCGAGCTTGGTCGACTCCCAGAACCGGGGGATCTCCGAGTCGATGGTGACGAGCCCCACATTCGAGGCTTCGGCGATCTCCCAGAGCGCGTTGGCGAGCCCTCCCTCGGTCACGTCGTGCATTGCCGTCACGCCCCCCGCCTCGACCGCCGCGCGACTCGCTGGAAGAACACTCAATCCGGGATCGTCGAGAAAGCCGGCGGCCTTCCTCTGAAACTCGTCGCCGAAAGCCTGACGCACCTCGGCCTCGAGCTCTTCAGCGAGAATGGCCGTCGCCTCCACCGCCACGCCTTTCGTCACGACGAGCATGTCGCCGGGATGGGCCCCGCCGGACGTCAGCAGTTTGTCGCGCTCGACCTCGCCCACCATCGCTCCAACCACGATCGGTCGGTCGATACCGGTGGTGACTTCGGTATGCCCCCCGACGGCGAGACAACCGAGCTCACGGCAGCCAACCGCGATATCGGCGACGATCTCGCGAACCATTTCGTCGGTGGCCCGTCCCGAGGGAAGGAGGATCGTCGACAGGAAATATTGCGGCGTTCCTCCCATGGCGGCGATGTCGTTGGCGTTCACTTGCACCGCATACCAGCCGATGCGTTTCGGCAGAAACGTGATCGGATCCGAGGCCAGCAAGAGATAATGATCGCCCCGGTCGATGGCTGCGGCATCCTCGCCAGGTGCGGGCCCGACGGCGACGTGCACGTCGTCGATGGCGAGTCGTGAGATGAGCTCCCTCAAGAGCTGCACGCCGAGCTTGCCGTCGGGGAGAAACCTCATCGACGGCGAGGTTAGAGTAGGCCAAGCTCCCCGTCAAGAGCGCCCGGGGAACCGCTTAGGCCAGGCTAGTTCTCGAGTTGTTCGGAGCTAACTACGCCCAGCTCGAAACGATGCTCCATCCCCGAGGGTCCGGTCACCACGAGATCGACGCTCGTCACGCCTGCGGGGACGAGCAGTTCCACCTCGATGTGTTCGCTGCTCAGGACCGTGGTCGACAGAAGGCTGGCGGCACGATCGGCCACGCGGACGTCCAGCGCGTCGGACAACCCGCTGCCGAAAAGACCGATCCTCGTCGGGCCTCCGACCGGGATGGTCATCGGGATGACCCGATCGATGGATGCCTCGCGGATCGAGGGTGGGGTCAATTGAAGCACCACCGTACCGTCCTCCTCGATGCCGTCGAATGGGGACTTGCTCACACCTGGCAGCTCCGGACCGGGAGCGGCCGAAGCGCCGCCCGGCGGCGTCGAGCTCAATGCGCTGAGCCAGAGGCCCACCAGCGCGAGGAAGAGGCACCCAACACCGCCCAGCACCCACAGACCTCGGTTGGAAGAGACGGGTCTCGTCACCCGCGTCGGCGCAGGGTGAGGGATTTTTCGAGTGGGACCCGGTGCCCGGCGGTCAGCCGACGGCCGATATCCGAAGCTGCGGGACGGACCACCCACCGAGGTCGCGCGGAGCCGCGCCTCGGCATGACGCCGATACCAGCGAGCCTCCATCGATTCTTTGTCGATCGCGAGCACCGCCTTCGCTTTTTCCATCACCAGATTCGGGTCACCGTTTCGGTGCGCGTCGCGCATCGCCGTCAAGAGGACGCCGAGCTTCGTCCGCGCGTCTTCCGCCAGCCGGCTCTTCCTGACGTTCTCCTCGCTCATCGCGAGGTAGTGGAGCGCCATCGCGTGGACCGGCACCTCGTCCAGGACCTGACTCATCTTCTCGATGCATCCGACATAGTTGGCGTCCTGGAAGGCGGCGACCCCCTGATGGTAGAGCTCCTCCAGCAAGTCGGCCTGGGCAGCGACATGCGACCATTGCGACACGCGGGGCTCGTGCGTGATGCTCGCATCGACTCGGTCCTTCGTAACGACCATGTCGGAATCGAGAAGTGCTGGCGGGCTCGAGCGCACGCCGGCGGCGGCTGCGGCGCTGGCGATGGCCTCGCGAAGCTCGGTCATCGATTGGTAGCGTTTTCGCTCGCTCTTTTCGAGGGCGCGGAAGATGCACGCACTGATGTCGACCGGGATATGGGCCAGCGGCTCGGGCGTGTCCGAGACGATCTTGAAGACCGAGGCCGCCAGGGTGTCGGCGCGAAAGGGATTCCCTCCCGAAAGCAGCTCGTAGGCCACGACGCCCCAGGAGAAGATATCGGCGCCCGGCGCCACCTTTCCGCCGCGCACCTGCTCGGGTGCCATGTACTCGACGGTTCCAAAGACCGTTCCCGCCCTGGTCAGCTCTCCCTCGCCCATCTTGGCGACGCCGAAGTCGAGCACTTTGGCCACACCGGAGCGGAGGACGAAGACATTCGAGGGTTTGAGGTCGCGGTGAACGATTCCGTTCGCGTGGGCTTCGGCCAGCCCCGAGGCGATCTGGTCCAGAATCGACAGCTTTTCTCCGATGGACAAGTTCTTTCGGCGACGGATGAGCGACGAGAGGGAGGCTCCCTCGAGCAGCTCCATGACCAGGTACGCGGTGCCCGCTTCTTCGAATAGCTCGTGGACCGTGATGATGTTGGGATGTTGGAGCATTCCCGCCGAGCGTCCCTCACGGAGGAACCGGAGGCGCATCTCCGCTTCATGAGGGGAGCTGCCGACCGACATGGTCTTGATGGCTACCGGCCGGCTCAGATCCGGGTCGATGGCTCGGTATACGACGCCCATGGCGCCTTTGCCGACGACGCCTCGGATCTCGTACTTCCCCACTTTCTGGGGCAGCTCGATTCGCGACATGTTCCTGTGATTCCATGGTCTCACCCCGAAGGGCACTTTGCCACCTACGGAGAATACGCCATCGCAAAACCGGAGCTCACGTACTAACCTCCGTCGATCATGAGGGTCCTGGGCTCGCTGTCGCGCCAGCTGGCACCGCTGACGCTCGCCGGGGCGGTCGTCGCGTACCTCTACCCTCCTTCGTTTCTGATCTTCGGTGACGTTTTCCTCTGGTTTTTCGCCGCCACCATGCTTGCCCTCGGGGTGGTTCTCGAGCCGGAGGACCTGAGGAGCACGTTGCGAAAGCCGGGGCGTGTGCTTCTCGGCGTGCTCACCCAGTTCACGGTGATGCCATTGCTCGGGTTTCTCGCGACCCTCGTCGGCGACTTCCCTCCGGAGCTGGCTCTCGGATTCATCATCGTCGGGGCGGCACCCGGCGCGATGGCGAGCAACGTAATCGTCTACCTGGCCGGAGGCGCGCTCGCCTTTTCCATCGCCATGACGACGGTCGCTACGTTCGCCTCACCCCTGTTGACGCCGTCCCTCGTCAAACTTCTCGGCGGCGCCCTGCTACCGATCGCCTTCTGGCCGCTCATGCGGACGATCCTGTCGACCGTGCTGGCTCCTCTCTTGCTGGGAATGACTCTCAAGCGTCTTCTCGGAAAACGCTCGAAGGAGGCGGAGATCGTCTGCCCCGCGGTTGCCGCGGTGGCAATCGTCGTCATCTGCTCCTATGCGGTCGCCGCAAACCAGGAGCGCATCGCGACGGTCGGCCCTGCTGTCTTCGGGTTCGTCGTCGTGATGAACGCTCTAGGCTACGTCGCCGGTTGGACGCTGGCAAAGCTCTACCGGTTCGACCGGCGGCACCAGCTCGCCCTTTCGATCGAGATCGGGATGCAGAACGCCGGGCTCGGAGTCGCTTTGGCCCTCGAGCACTTCAGCCCGGTAACCGCGCTTCCGGGAGCGCTTTTCGCCGCCTGGTGCGTTCTCACCGCAGCAGGGGCGAGCGCCTATCTGCGTCGACAGGCCGCCTCTGAGGCTCCCGACTCCGACGCCATCACCGACTTCCCGTCGCCTATGTAGCAGTGTGCTCCGTCGCCTGCTGCCTTCAGGAGATGATTACGGTACGAGGGTGCTGGGAGTTGTCCTCCAGAAACGTCTTCTTGGTCTCGAGCTCTTCGAACGTGGGCTGCAGGTTGCCGTGGGCATCGATCGCCCGTGAGACCAGCGTATGCTCGCCCGGTGCCGCGCCCTTCCACTCGTAGGTGAAGAGCTTCCACGAGTACTCCCCCGAAGAGTTGTCGAGGCTCGCGGCCTGCCACGGGCCGCCGTCAATTCGGACTTCTACCGACCGAAGCGGCGTCCCGTCGCTCAGGGCGAAGCCTACGACACGGTGCCCGTCGCCCCGGCGCGTCACCCGCGCCACGACCGACTTCAGCCGCATCCGAGTGATGGCGGTCTCCTTCCACTTGAGCTCGCCCCCGATCGTCTCGGCCCGGAGCGTGCGGTACCAGCGCGCCTGGTACTTTCCGAGGTAAGGGTCTTCCTGGACGTGGATGTTCGCGAGCCACTTGACGTTCGGCGCTCCGTACCAGCCGGGCATCAGGAGCCGCAGGGGAAATCCCTGGTGGACGGAAAGAGGCTCGCCGTTCAGCGCATAGGCGACCAGGGGCTCGGGCGTCATCGCCTTCTCCAGGGAGATGCTCCGGCCGTACTGCTGTTCGACCTCGTAGGTGCGCCCACGGAACTCGACCTCCTCCGTGCCGCGGTCGGCCCCGAAGAACACCACTTCGCGAGCGGCGTCTTTGACTCCGACCAGGCTCAAGATGTCCCGCAGGGGAACACCGGTCCATCGTCCGTTCGAGACGAGCCCCTGCATCGCCCGAGGGCTGTTGCCCGAGCACTCGAAACCGGCGACGAGCTCGGTCCGTCCCAGTCCTCGGATGTCGTCGAGCGAGAGCTCGCCTTCCCTTTCGACGAGTCCCGTCATCTTCAGGCGAAAGGTCGCGCCGTCGATCCGGGGATGAGGATAGTGCTGCGTCGTGAAGAACTCGTCGGCCGGCGTGATCGGGCCGATCCGACGGATGTCGAAGAATCGTCGCTCGGGTCCGCGATCCGTCGTCCAGTCTTCGGGGTAATCGGTGAAGGGCACGAGCTCTTCGTCCTGTACCAGCGCGGGCAAAGCCCATTCGGGTAGCGCCAGCGCGCTCAGTCCCGCGACTCCGCCGATGAGGACCTCTCGTCGACTCAGCTCGCTCGTCATCGAAATCGCCTCCTTGTCTCTCGGTGCGGTGCTCACGCGCAAGAAATACTTTTATCACGAGCCGGTTGATCCGGCCACCGCTCAAGCGGTTTCGGAAGGTTCACACGGTAGCTAGCGCGGGCGGGCCGGGCTCTCGCTGGACGTTGACCCGCCGACGAGAAATCCCTGATAAATGGCGCGTGCCTCGTCGAATTGTGCGAGCACGTGCTGCTTTTCTCTTTCCGAGCGCCAGCCAGGCCACTCCTCGGCCATCTGACGCAGCTTGTCGATCCAGCGGATCGAATATTCTGCTGACGCTCGATGGCGAACCGGTTGCCCCGCCACTTCGACCCAAACGGGATTCGTGAAGCCCTGTGCGTAGGCCGCGTCGAGAGGAAACCGTTCGGCCGGATCGCCTTCCGCCCGGAGGTGGAACCAGCCGCTCTCGCGAACGGGATACGATTTCTTCAAATCGAACGCGTGGCGGTCGCCGCTCGGGGAAAATTCTTCGATCACTTCGCCGTTCGAGACCAAGATAACGTTCTTGATGGGAGTAAGGCTTCGGACGTGGGCCTCGATATCGACGTTGCCGGCTTTTCTGAGGTCGACCTTCTCGCCCGGCAGGCGGCCGTTCACCGTCAGCTCGAGGAGCGGACCAGTGCTCACGAAGGCGCGTCCTTCCCTCAGTCCTTCGAACCACGCATCCATATCGAGCCCTCGACTGCCGGTGTAGACGTAGGTCCTCACCGAGCCTACGAGCTTGCTCCGCTGTAGGTTGCTGATCGAGTCTTCGCCGCCCGTCGCCGTCACCCGAATCCCGTTGTTCAGAGTCGCGTACCAAGGGTAGAAGCCCGCGCGACCGGCCTGCGACCACTCCACCGCATCGGTCGTAGCGAGGGCGGCATCCACCATGTATCCTTTGGCGCCGCCGAGATTACCCTCGAGCGGATCGTTCTCCCCGCCGAACGCGTGAACATATCCGACGGTCGCGCCCTGGGCCTTTGCCTTTCTGAACATGTCGGTGTTGGACGGGTAGAGGCTCTCGATGGCCGTACCTTCATAACCTGTCGTGTACGGCGAGATCAGATGGTCTTTCAGGCCGAACAGAAACACGTGCCCATAGAACGGGGGCCGATATTCCTGGCCGACAACGAGGATCCGTTCCGGCGTCGAGAGGGGATGGGGTCCTCCACCGGGTACGAAGAACTGATAGTCGAGAATGCGATTGTCCTTGTTCGCGACCTGCTCGTTGACGATGTCCTGGTCTTCGGCCGCGGACATCATCATCAGGTTTTCGAGGGTGTTGTGGAGGTTGCCTCCGTAGTTCATATGAACGTGAGTAGAACCGCTGTACCAGCCCTTGGCCGCCATGTCCGTCATCGGCTCGAGCTCGACGGCGAGCCGGCTCACTTCATTTGCACGTACATCGACCTCGAGCGACTTGGGCCAGTACTCGAAGCCCTTGACGACCGTCAACTCGACGCGACCAACGGGTACCTCGAGGAGGAAATCTCCCCGGTGGTGGAAAACCGGGTCACCGACACCACTCACCCGTGCGTAGGCGTCTGCGGGCGCGTAGAACTTTCCGTCGGATGCCTTCAAGTGAACGCGCGAGCCCGTGGGTGCGGACGTGCTCGCGTCGACCGTTCGTACCGCGAGAAAACCCATCGGTCGTTTCCACCGGCGATCGGTGATAGAGACCATTCGCTGCCCGCCGCCGTAGGTCTCGAGAAGAGCGAGCTGAGGCAAGCCTCCCGCGTTCGAGATGTAGGCGATCGATTCGCCGTCGGGCGAAAAGCGGGGGTGGAACGCATCGTGGCTGAAGAACGTCATTTTGTAGGGCTCGCCGCCCGCGGTCGGCTGCACGTACAGATTCGTGAACTGATCCGCCGCCCCACCGGTCGAAGAATAGATGAAGCGCTTGCCATCGATCGACACGTCGGGCCGGGTCCGATAGAGCGTCTGCTCGGACAGCACCGTTTGCGATTCTTCGATTCCGTCGACCGACGCTGGTACTCGCAGGACGTTGCCCGAGCCGAGAGGGACGTCGCGGTTCGAGACGAGCAGCAGCTCGCGGCCGTGGGGAAGCCATGCGGGCGTGATCGCCATGTCCCACGGGCCGAAGTAGAGTCGGTCCTTGCCGTAGTCGTTGTCACGGGTGACCGGGATCTCCTCCCCGGCCCATTGACCGTTTCGGATCGGGCGGACGTAAACGTTGAAGTAACCGTTCGGCTTCGTCGAGACGTAGGCGAGGCGGCTCCCGTCGGGGGAGAACACCGGGTCGAGGTAGATCTGATCGTCGTTCGTCAGGGCATGGCTTTCACCCGTCTCGAGATCGAGGATCTCGAGCTGTATCGTAGCCCCGCCGTCGTCGGCCGTGTACGCGAGCCATTTGCCATCGGGAGAAATGTCCGGGAGCGAATGGTATTTCTCGTTGTAGGTGAGCTCCCAGGCGCGTCCATTGTTCGGGTCGACTTTCCAGATAGAGCCGCTCATGGCGACGGCGATCCACTCTCCGTCGGGCGACCACTCCGGTGCCCATGGCGTGGAGCTCGGGGCAGGGGGAAAGTAGAAGTTGTGCATGTAGTTTCCACCGTGCTTCGACGGCGGGTATTCCGGCTCTTGCGCCCCGATCGATCCGGTGGCCATCGCCAGGCCCGTTACCGCCGAGACGACATGGAGGGTGAAGGAGGGTTTCCTCATGGGATGCGTCCTTAGAGCCCGTTCGACGACGACCTTTACGTTCGCGTGCGAGCCGCGCCATTCTAGTCAGTTCGCCGTTGCGAGCTCAAATGATGTCACACTGGACAGTGACTCGGGTGCCCCGCTCGATGAAAGCTGAACCGGGCAGCCTCTGGTGAAGCCTGCCGCACCGCGAGGCGTGGTCCGGGTCATCGGGATCTTCTGCTTGGCACAGACTTGTGCTCAGCTCGGCGCCTTTGCTTTTCCCGCGATTCTGCCCGAGCTTTTCGAAGAGTGGCACATCACCCACGCCGACGCCGGGTGGCTCTCGGGAATCTTCTTCGCCGGATACGCCCTGTCAGTGCCTTTCCTCGTCAGCTTGACCGACCGTGTGCCGGCTCGCCACGTGTACGCGCTCGCGGTGGCGCTCACGGCTTTCTCTCATCTCGGCATGGCGTTTCTGGCCTCCGGATTCTGGTCGGCGCTCGGGTTGCGTGTGGCGGCCGGCACCGGATGGGCGGGGACCTACATGGTCGGTTTGAAGGCCCTGACCGACGAGGTCTCGGTCGAGCTCCGGAGCCGCGCCGTTGCTCTTCACGCCGCAAGCCTGGGCGTGAGCGGAGCGCTTTCCTTCGCACTCGCCGGTCAAATGGCTACCTGGGCCGGGTGGCGATTCGCCTTCGTCGTGGGTGCCGTCGGGAGTTTCTCGGCGCTCGCCATCTCTACCTTCCTCTTTCCCAGACGACGGTCGGAGCCGACAGATACGAGGCTGCTCGACTTTCGCCCGGTGCTGAGAAACCGCGCTTCGATGGCCTACTCGATCGCCTACTGCGCCCATACATGGGAGATGTTCGCCGTGAGATCCTGGGCGGTTACCTTTCTCGCCTTCGCCGCAGCGCGTGGGGGGAACATCGCGACCTGGATGGCCCCCACGTTCGTGGCTACGGGAATGGAGCTTCTCGGCACGGTGACGAGCGTTCTCGGAAACGAAGTGGCGCTCCGGATGGGAAGACGGCGCTTCGTCTTGACGGTCATGCTGCTCTCTACGCTCGTTTCCCTCGTCGCCGGGCTGTCCTCGGTTTGGGGGTACGGCTTCGCCGCGGTGACGTTCCTCGCCTATAACGCGGTGATCTACGCGGACTCGGCATCTCTCACCGCCGGGGCGATCGAGGGCGCTCCGCCCGGACGCCGCGGCGCCACACTCGCGGTGCACGCGACCCTGGGGTATGGCGGCGGCTTCATCGGGCCTCTCGCCCTGGGAATCATCCTCGACGCCGCTGGCGGTAACGGTGTCACCGGCTGGGGACTGGGATTCGCTCACATCGCGATCGTGATGGTTCTCGGGTCGATCTCGCTTTGGCGAGGTGGAGGGAAGTCGTAACCGTTCTTCGCATCGATTGACCTTTCTATTGATTACCTATAGGTGTGGATCTATACTCCTATAGCTAGACTATAGGAATCAATGACCCCGACGGCCAAGACCGATGTTCCCCCCGGAACGCTGGAGCTTCTGATCCTGAAGACCCTCTCACTCACGCCGTTGCACGGTTTGGGGGTGTCGAAGCGGCTCGAGCAGATGACGCGGGGCGTGTTTCGCGTGAATCCCGGCTCGTTGTTCCCCGCGCTTCATCGGATGGAGCAGGAGGGCTTCCTCGACGGGGAGTGGGGTCGTTCGGAGAACAACCGACAGGCCAAGTTCTACCGATTGACGCGGGCGGGACGGCGCCGGCTGAAAGAACAGGAGCGCGACTGGCGCCAGACGGTGTCGGTCATCGCCCGCGTTCTCGAAGCGCGTTGACAGCATGCCGCTTTCGAGCCGCGTGCGGAGCTTCTTTCGCAATATCGTCTCTCCCGAGCGCGGTGAGGCTGCGCTGGATCGCGAGCTCGAGGCTTACCTCGAGCTTCTCATCGACGAGGGCGCGGTCGATGGAGCGACACGGGACGACGTCCGGAGGAGGCTCCTCGCCGAAATGGGGGGCAAGGAAAGCGTGAAGGAGAAAGTCCGCGAGCGCCGGGTGGGCGCTTTCGCCGATGCCCTTCTTCGGGACGTCACCTTTGCCTGGCGTTTGTTCTGGCGCAATCCCGGGTTCTCGTTTCTCGTCGTGGGCACGCTTGCTCTCGGAATCGCTGTTACGACCGCCGTGTTCTCCGTCGTCAGCGGTGTGTTGCTGAGACGGCTCCCGTATCCATCCCCCGACCGCCTCGTGCTCCTGTCGGCGACGACTCGTGAAGGACGCCGTCACTTTTCGCCGCCCGACTACGTCGACCTCGTCGGAGCCGTTGGCTCCTTCGATGCCCTCGCCGCCATTCAGGGCGCCGGTTACGTCACCCTATCGGTCGACGGCGAGCCCGGGGCCGTTCGCGCCCGCGAAGTTACCGAGGAGTTCCTGTCCGTCTACGGTCTGGCTCCGCACCTCGGACGCTCGTTCGATGCCTCCGATCGGGCATCCGTCGCCTTCGAGAGTCTCGGCGAGGACGCGGAGAGCCTGCCCCCAGGGGTCATCATGCTCGGCTACGAGTTCTGGCAGGAGCGGTTTGGCGGCGACCCTGGCGTGGTCGGGGAGCTTGTCGAGCTCGAGTATCAACCCTACCGGATCGTAGGAGTGACGCCGCCCGGATTCCGAGCGCTGCTGCCCGACGAGGGCGACTACAGAAGTCTCGTCGACCTGTGGACGCTCTCACGGATGCCTTTCGAGAGCATGCCGCGCGACGCCGCCTTTCTGAGGGTCCTTGGCAGGCTCAGGCCCGGCGTCGCCATCACTCGGGCTAACGCCGAGGCGGCACTCTTTGCCGCGCGCCAGCGTAGTCGATTCCCTGACCATGCCGCAGCGGGATTCGAGGTCCATGTCCTCGGTCTCGGC
Protein-coding regions in this window:
- a CDS encoding PadR family transcriptional regulator, which encodes MTPTAKTDVPPGTLELLILKTLSLTPLHGLGVSKRLEQMTRGVFRVNPGSLFPALHRMEQEGFLDGEWGRSENNRQAKFYRLTRAGRRRLKEQERDWRQTVSVIARVLEAR
- a CDS encoding MFS transporter; translated protein: MAQTCAQLGAFAFPAILPELFEEWHITHADAGWLSGIFFAGYALSVPFLVSLTDRVPARHVYALAVALTAFSHLGMAFLASGFWSALGLRVAAGTGWAGTYMVGLKALTDEVSVELRSRAVALHAASLGVSGALSFALAGQMATWAGWRFAFVVGAVGSFSALAISTFLFPRRRSEPTDTRLLDFRPVLRNRASMAYSIAYCAHTWEMFAVRSWAVTFLAFAAARGGNIATWMAPTFVATGMELLGTVTSVLGNEVALRMGRRRFVLTVMLLSTLVSLVAGLSSVWGYGFAAVTFLAYNAVIYADSASLTAGAIEGAPPGRRGATLAVHATLGYGGGFIGPLALGIILDAAGGNGVTGWGLGFAHIAIVMVLGSISLWRGGGKS